TCCAGTACAAACTGGGTGGCCAGCATACCGAGGCCCCAACCGATGAGCGGCGTCAACGTTTCAATGGTGCCGAAAATAAGACCCGTGCGCAGTGCTTCAGAGAATTTAGGTTTATGCAGCGTCGCGCCTTTGCCGATGGAAGCAGCAAAAGCATCCATAGACATGCCAAAGGCGAGAAGAAGAGTAGCGGAAAGATTCATCGTGACGTCCTGACCGGGAATTCCATAAACACATCACTGCCCCCAGTAAACAGCAGTTAATGTGCCAATGGTCTCGCCTGACTGAAATAGATTCAGTCCGTACGCGCCACGTTTTGCAACGAGTATGTTGACACGTACATTTCCGGATAAGCAGAAATCGGCTACTCCCCAACGACGGACGCACCTTAACATATTTTGAGAATATAAAACAACAACCGGAAAATATAATTCCAGTAACTAGTTGATAACGATTTGCATTTAGATTTATAGGTGAAAATAACGTTAATAAATATAAGTACATTTCCCCCTTAATATAGCAATGGCTATAAATTAGCTTATTTTTTATGCGGATAAATATAGATTTTGCTATATCTTAACTCATTGAGTATTAACGATAACTTTATAAATTTTCTCAAGGTCGTCGATATTTCGCACACGGATAAGTAAGCGGCGCTGCTCTAATTGCATGACCAACACGCCATCTTCCGATAAATTCATCTCTTTAATACGGTTATATTCGATCCAGACATTAGCAAAGAAAAAGCCCCGCTCTTTAAAGATGATTTTCGGTGCGCGGATCCAAAAAAGATAAATACCGAGCAATGCCAGCGCAGATAATAACCATAGCGTTAAAGGGGAACCGCCATTCATCGTGTTGTTGTAAATCAGGATCGCCAGCAGGCCGACAAAAATAGCGCCATCAGTGCGGCTTCTGCGCAGTAGGGGAACGGTCAGCAGCGATGCACCCTGACGACGTGGCATGACGAATTCGTCATAGATGGCGAAAGCAAACAGGGCGGCGACAAACGCCAGCAGAACGCTATCCGTAACGGTCATTGTTCCTCCTTAAAATAAAAACCGGGGGCGGTAAGCCCCCGGTTAACACATACCTGGTTACAGGCCCAGCAGGCCAATCGCGTAACCAACAATCCCGATGATAAAGAACCCGACGATAATCCACAGCGGGTTTACTTTCTTACGCAGCAGCCACATACAGGCGAAGGTTAACAGCAGAGGCACCAGACCCGGCATCAACTGGTCGAGAATGGTCTGTACGGTTGTCACCGTTGTTTTACCGGTCTGGTCAGTAATCTGCGAGACAACCATTGGAATGTTAACGTGTGTCCACTTGTTCACCAGGGCGCCCATGACAAACAGGCCGAGGATTGACGCCCCCTCGGTCAGTTTCTGCAGGAAGCCGCCGCCCATATCTTTAACGATGTCGATACCTTTACGGTAACCGTACGCCACGCCGTAATAGCGTGTCGCCAGGCGGACAATATTAAAGAGGACAAAGAACAGCAATGGCCCGAGCAGGCTGCCGCTCATGGCAATACCAGCGCCCAGTGCAGCAAATACCGGCCGTACGGTTCCCCAGAAGATTGGGTCGCCCACACCGGCCAGCGGCCCCATCAGACCTACTTTAATACCGTTGATCGCGCCATCGTCGATCTCCGCGCCGTTGGCACGCTGCTCTTCCATCGCCAGCGTAACGCCGAGCACCGGCGCGGCCACGTACGGATGGGTGTTGAAAAATTCGAGGTGGCGCTTAATTGCCTGGCGGCGCGCTTCGTTATTCTCAGGGTAAAGGCGTTTAATGGCCGGTACCATTGAGAAACAGAAGCCCAGCGCCTGCATACGTTCGAAGTTCCATGAACCCTGGAACAGGTTAGAACGAATGAACACACCACGAATGTCACTCTGGGTGAGTTTTCTCTCAGTCGGAGTTTTAGTCATATCAACCATGTCGTTCACCTGTTAATCCAGTTCGTTATCAAGATCGTTATTACCCGCCGCCGGAGCAGGGCCACCTGCGGAGCGGTTATATTTCGGGCTGAGCTGAATGTAGAGAATCGCCATTACCGCACCGATAACACCCAGCGATACCAGGTTGAAATTGGTAAAGGCGGCGGTTACAAAGCCGAGGTAGAAGAATGGCATCAGGTAGCCTGCGCGCATCATGTTGATGACCATTGCATAACCTACCACTACAATCATACCGCCGGCGATATTCAGACCGCTGGTCACCACTTCAGGAATGGCGTTCAGCATGCTCTGCACTTCGCTGGTGCCGACAGAGATGGCGACAATCACCGCCGGAATGGCGATACGCATGGCTTGCAGGAACAGGGAAGAAACGTGGATCCACGAGAGCGCGGTCAGGTTGCCGCTTTCAGCCGCCTTATCCGCCGCATGCTGGAAGCCTACGGTGATAGTACGAACGATAATGGTCAACACCTGGCCCGCAGCGGCCAGCGGGATGGCGAGCGCGATACCCGCACCGATGCTCTGATGCCCGCCAATGACCAGAATGGTCGAAATAATCGACGCCAGTGCGGCATCAGGGGCAACTGCGGCACCGATGTTCATCCAGCCCAGCGCGATCATTTCCAGGGTACCACCGATGATGATACCGGTTTTCATATCACCCAGGACGATACCTACCAGCGTACATGCCACCAACGGACGGTGGAACTGGAATTCGTCCAGTATCGACTCCATACCGGCGATACATGCAACCACGAACACCAGCACAATCTGAAGAGTGGTAATCTCCATTGTACTTCTCCTATAGCTAAATCAGACGTAAATGTGAAAACTGAGTTAATCAGGTCGCCGCGGTTAGTTCGCCACTTTGCTGATCAAATCCATCATTTTCAGTTTCGGATCGTTTGAAACTTTACGGACTTCCAGTTCGATGCCGCGTTCGTTCAGTTTTTTGAAAGCTGCGATATCTTTCTCATCGACCGAAACAGCGTTGTTCACCTGGGTTTTGCCCTGGCGATACGCCATACCGCCAATATTGACGCTGGTGATTTTCACGCCGCCTTCCACAACGCGTTCCACATCGGTCGGGTTAGTGAATAACAGCATGACGCGTTCACCCGCATATTTCGGGTTGTTGTAGACGCGCAGCATTTTGGCGACATCCACGACATGCGCAGTTACGCCGGGAGGGGCAACCTGGGTTAACAGGGTCTTACGTACGGTATCCGCTGCCACTTCATCGCTAACAACGATAATGCGCGTGACATTGGTCTCTTTGGTCCAGCGAGTTGCCACCTGGCCGTGGATCAGACGGTCATCGATGCGCGCAAGGCCGATAACCATGTAATCATTCGGACCCATTGGCTTCGCAGGCGCTGCTGCCCTTGCTGGCGCAGGCGCAGGAGTCGGTTTTTCAACAGGTTGCGCTTTCAGGGCTTTCACCCCCTCACGTCCTGTTTCGACGGCTAACGCTACCAGTTCGTCGAAGGTCGGGTTATCGTCCCTGGCCATCAGTGTTTCCACCAGCATCGGAACGTTCACACCGGCAATGACTTCGTAATGCTCTTTATCGACGACAATACGGCTGGCAGCGTTAAACGGACTACCGCCCCATGTATCGACGAGAAATAGCACGCCTTTGCTGGTTTCCAGTTTCTCCAGTTGCGCGTTGTACTTTTCGATTAACGTTTCCGCATTTTCACCGGGAACGAAATCAATCCAACCGACGTTATCCTGCTCGCCCAGCAGCATTTCGGCGGTTTTCAGCAGTTGTTCCGCGGCCCAACCATGTGTGCCTATAACAATAGCAATGGTCACTTGCTACCTCCTTCTTCTTGTCGTTAACACACCATTAATCGGTGTATTGTGGAATCTGTCCCGGTAAACCGAATCGATTCAGATATAAGGGTTAAAGCAAAAGACTAATTTCCTTCGTGAATTATTTTAGATAGTGAAAAAATAATTTATGTGATGAAGATCCGTAATTTAGGTTTCGTATACGTGAAAATTCGGAGCGCAAAATATCCACATAATTTGCAAAGTCTGGTAAATCTTTGCCAACAATAAATGCTCTCTGTTATGTTTACCGTTCGTTTAATTAGTCAGGAGTAGAGGGCTGTAGCCCACCGTATGGATCGTCACCGACGTCAGTTCACCTTCAGGCCTTTCAGTGCCGTGCATTCCGGCGTTTTCCGCCACTTTCCTAATATGTTCAATGCCATCATGCCTGTGCATACTCGCACATCATTGCGTCACGCTTGTTGCAGGAGCCTGTCATGGAATTCTTAATGGATCCCTCGATATGGGCGGGATTGCTAACGCTGGTTGTTCTGGAAATCGTACTGGGTATTGATAACCTGGTGTTTATTGCCATCCTTGCCGATAAACTGCCGCCCAAACAGCGTGATAAAGCACGCCTGCTCGGTCTGTCGCTCGCGCTGGTCATGCGCCTTGGCCTGCTGTCGCTGATTTCATGGATGGTGACGCTGACCCAACCGCTTTTCTCCGTGGGCAGTTTCAACTTCTCCGGTCGCGATTTGATCATGCTATTTGGTGGTGTGTTCCTGCTGTTCAAAGCCACAACGGAGCTGCATGAACGGCTGGAAAACCGCGAACATGATGGCGGGCACGGAAAAGGCTATGCCAGTTTCTGGGTGGTGGTCCTGCAAATTGTTATTCTTGATGCTGTTTTCTCGCTGGATGCCGTGATCACCGCTGTCGGTATGGTGAACCATTTGCCGGTTATGATGGCGGCGGTCGTTATCGCAATGGCGGTTATGCTGCTGGCATCGAAACCGCTAACGCGTTTTGTTAACCAGCATCCGACGGTCGTTGTGCTCTGTCTGAGCTTCCTGCTGATGATCGGTCTGAGTCTGGTGGCCGAAGGCTTTGGTTTCCATATTCCGAAAGGCTATTTGTACGCGGCGATTGGTTTCTCCATCATCATTGAGTTTTTCAACCAGGTTGCCCGACGTAACTTTATTCGCCATCAGTCGAATCTACCGCTGCGTGCGCGTACAGCAGATGCCATTTTGCGTCTGATGGGCGGTCGTCGCCAGGCAAGCCCGCAAATCGAAACCGATAGCCAGGCTGCGGTACCGGTGCCGGAAGGCGCATTTGCTGAAGAAGAACGCTATATGATCAACGGCGTGCTGACGCTGGCGTCTCGTTCGCTGCGCAGTATCATGACGCCGCGCGGCGATATCAGTTGGGTGGATGCCAGCCTGAGCGTTGATCAGATCCGTCAGCAACTGCTTTCGTCACCGCACAGCCTGTTCCCGGTATGCCGTGGCGAGCTGGATGAAGTGATCGGTATTGTCCGCGCGAAAGAGATGCTGGTGGCGCTGGAAGAGGGGGCTGATGTCGCTGCTATCGCTGCGGCCAGCCCGGCAATTGTGGTGCCGGAAACGCTCGATCCTATCAAACTGCTGGCGGTGTTGCGCCGGGCGCGCGGCAGCTTTGTGATTGTAACGAACGAGTTTGGTATGGTGCAGGGGCTGGTCACGCCGCTGGACGTGCTGGAAGCGATTGCCGGTGAGTTCCCTGATGCGGATGAAACGCCGGAAATCGTGGCCGATGGCGACGGCTGGCTGGTGAAAGGTACCACCGATTTACATGCGTTACAGCATACGCTCGGCATTGATAACCTGGTCAATGACGATGAGAATGTCGCGACAGTGGCCGGTCTGGTTATCTCCGCCAAAGGGCAAATCCCACCGGCGGGCGAAGTGCTGGAAATTGCACCGTTGCACATCACCGTCGTCGAAGCCAACGACTATCGTGTGGATCTGGTACGCATTGTTAAAGAGCAGTCGGAACACGACGAAGAGGAGTGATCCTCAGTCCGGCGTGAAAGGCAAAACATGACCGTTTTGCCGCGTTGACGGGGTCTCCTTGTGCCCCGCCAGCCACGCCGGGAACGCCTTGATGGGCATTGGCTCTGCGTAGAGAAAACCCTGCAATATATTCACCCCTCGCTGCCGCAGATGCTGCGCCTGTAGCGGGGTTTCGACGCCTTCGGCCACCAGTTCAATATTCAGTCTCTGTCCTAACGCAATGATCATATCGGTGACCGTCGAATTAATGGCATCGGTACCGATGGTTTTGGTGAAGGATTTATCAATTTTCAGCACGTCCGGGTGCAACTGCTCCAGCCAGGCCAACGAGCTATTGCCAGTGCCAAAATCATCTATCGCAATTTTTACTCCCCGACGCCGAAGATCCTGCACCATTCGGGAGTCCTTTTCGAATAACACATCACGTTCCGTCAGTTCGATAATTAATTGCTGCATCGGGTGGTGATTAAACCAGAGCTGATTTACGTCCCGCAGCAATTCGCCGTTGCGTAAATGGCTCGGTGCCGCATTAATACCAATATGGAAATGAACATCGTCGGGGAAAAAATGCAGTTGCTGCTGAATCTCCGTCAGTACGTAGCGAGTCAGTGGCGCGATCAGGTTATGTTCTTCCGCTATCGAAATAAACACTTCCGGCGAGATCCAACCCTGGCGCGGGTTATGCCAGCGCAGCAAGATCTCTACGCCATCACACTCTAATGTGCGTGCTTTCAGCAACGGCTGACAGAACAGTTCAAATTCACGTCCGGCAATCCCAAGGTTGATCTCGCGGGAAAAACTCATGCGGCTGGCGGTTGCAAACCAGGCGATAAAGCCGGTCAGCAGACTCATCATCAGCGCCAGCGGCAGTTGTGACGGTAGATGTAATAACGCGAGTTTCGCCGCGCCCGGGCCGCTGACGCTGATGCTGAAAGGGAAATTCGTTGATACGCGCTGGTACGCTCTTTCATCACCCAGCGGTGGTAAGGTGGCCATGATGCCTTTGCCATGCACCAGATGTTTGCCGCTTACGCTCAGCACAGCGTGCGTGATCAGCGGCGCCTGCGGTTCCAGGACTAAATCGCTCAGCAGATCGATATTGACTGCTTCAATGACGCCATCCTGCCCATCTTCAGAGGTGGGATACCACATAATCAGTACCGGGCGCCCCTTTAGCAATGTCTGGTCTGTCGAGAGCATCAACAGAGGTTCCCGGGTGGGAAGGAACGATTGCACCTGTTTTATTGGCACATCGCGGTAACCAAAAATACTGGAGCAATAAAGAATACCGTCTTTGATCAACGCGACAGCACGCACGGTTTGCAGGCTGGCCGCCTGTTTACGTAATTGCAAATGCACGCTGGCGCAGGGTTGACCAACCAGTGGAATCAACGTAGAGCGGCCCGCTACCAGCGGCAGCAATAATTGATCAAATGTATTTACAGCATGTTGGGTAAAGGCGGTAATACGTTGATGATTTAAATTCCGCTCCGAAATAAAACGGAAAGTCAGCGTAAAAATTAGTGCGACAATAGCCACCGATACGGAGACAATAGTGCGCCGCCGTCGATATCTTTTAATGATCCGTTGAGCCGTCTGCATGCCATTGTCGCCTGTGAGCTCCCCGACGTGAAATCCTTGCCAGGATACAGAAAGTGTAGTGGGGAATTAACTTAGCGACGACAAATCGGAGAAATATCATTCCACTGGCGCAATAGCGCGCATAAAAACGCCGTTCAGTTGAACGGCGCGGAATTATTTAATCACACTGTACTTTGATGGCCAGACCACCGCGTGACGTTTCCCGGTATTTGGCGTTCATATCTTTACCGGTTTCGTACATCGTTTCTATCACCTTATCGAGCGAGACGCGCGGCGCG
The Kosakonia oryzae genome window above contains:
- the yoaE gene encoding CNNM family cation transport protein YoaE, whose amino-acid sequence is MEFLMDPSIWAGLLTLVVLEIVLGIDNLVFIAILADKLPPKQRDKARLLGLSLALVMRLGLLSLISWMVTLTQPLFSVGSFNFSGRDLIMLFGGVFLLFKATTELHERLENREHDGGHGKGYASFWVVVLQIVILDAVFSLDAVITAVGMVNHLPVMMAAVVIAMAVMLLASKPLTRFVNQHPTVVVLCLSFLLMIGLSLVAEGFGFHIPKGYLYAAIGFSIIIEFFNQVARRNFIRHQSNLPLRARTADAILRLMGGRRQASPQIETDSQAAVPVPEGAFAEEERYMINGVLTLASRSLRSIMTPRGDISWVDASLSVDQIRQQLLSSPHSLFPVCRGELDEVIGIVRAKEMLVALEEGADVAAIAAASPAIVVPETLDPIKLLAVLRRARGSFVIVTNEFGMVQGLVTPLDVLEAIAGEFPDADETPEIVADGDGWLVKGTTDLHALQHTLGIDNLVNDDENVATVAGLVISAKGQIPPAGEVLEIAPLHITVVEANDYRVDLVRIVKEQSEHDEEE
- the manX gene encoding PTS mannose transporter subunit IIAB, which codes for MTIAIVIGTHGWAAEQLLKTAEMLLGEQDNVGWIDFVPGENAETLIEKYNAQLEKLETSKGVLFLVDTWGGSPFNAASRIVVDKEHYEVIAGVNVPMLVETLMARDDNPTFDELVALAVETGREGVKALKAQPVEKPTPAPAPARAAAPAKPMGPNDYMVIGLARIDDRLIHGQVATRWTKETNVTRIIVVSDEVAADTVRKTLLTQVAPPGVTAHVVDVAKMLRVYNNPKYAGERVMLLFTNPTDVERVVEGGVKITSVNIGGMAYRQGKTQVNNAVSVDEKDIAAFKKLNERGIELEVRKVSNDPKLKMMDLISKVAN
- a CDS encoding EAL domain-containing protein, producing MQTAQRIIKRYRRRRTIVSVSVAIVALIFTLTFRFISERNLNHQRITAFTQHAVNTFDQLLLPLVAGRSTLIPLVGQPCASVHLQLRKQAASLQTVRAVALIKDGILYCSSIFGYRDVPIKQVQSFLPTREPLLMLSTDQTLLKGRPVLIMWYPTSEDGQDGVIEAVNIDLLSDLVLEPQAPLITHAVLSVSGKHLVHGKGIMATLPPLGDERAYQRVSTNFPFSISVSGPGAAKLALLHLPSQLPLALMMSLLTGFIAWFATASRMSFSREINLGIAGREFELFCQPLLKARTLECDGVEILLRWHNPRQGWISPEVFISIAEEHNLIAPLTRYVLTEIQQQLHFFPDDVHFHIGINAAPSHLRNGELLRDVNQLWFNHHPMQQLIIELTERDVLFEKDSRMVQDLRRRGVKIAIDDFGTGNSSLAWLEQLHPDVLKIDKSFTKTIGTDAINSTVTDMIIALGQRLNIELVAEGVETPLQAQHLRQRGVNILQGFLYAEPMPIKAFPAWLAGHKETPSTRQNGHVLPFTPD
- a CDS encoding PTS mannose/fructose/sorbose transporter subunit IIC yields the protein MEITTLQIVLVFVVACIAGMESILDEFQFHRPLVACTLVGIVLGDMKTGIIIGGTLEMIALGWMNIGAAVAPDAALASIISTILVIGGHQSIGAGIALAIPLAAAGQVLTIIVRTITVGFQHAADKAAESGNLTALSWIHVSSLFLQAMRIAIPAVIVAISVGTSEVQSMLNAIPEVVTSGLNIAGGMIVVVGYAMVINMMRAGYLMPFFYLGFVTAAFTNFNLVSLGVIGAVMAILYIQLSPKYNRSAGGPAPAAGNNDLDNELD
- a CDS encoding PTS mannose transporter subunit IID; translation: MVDMTKTPTERKLTQSDIRGVFIRSNLFQGSWNFERMQALGFCFSMVPAIKRLYPENNEARRQAIKRHLEFFNTHPYVAAPVLGVTLAMEEQRANGAEIDDGAINGIKVGLMGPLAGVGDPIFWGTVRPVFAALGAGIAMSGSLLGPLLFFVLFNIVRLATRYYGVAYGYRKGIDIVKDMGGGFLQKLTEGASILGLFVMGALVNKWTHVNIPMVVSQITDQTGKTTVTTVQTILDQLMPGLVPLLLTFACMWLLRKKVNPLWIIVGFFIIGIVGYAIGLLGL
- a CDS encoding protein YoaL, coding for MDRHRRQFTFRPFSAVHSGVFRHFPNMFNAIMPVHTRTSLRHACCRSLSWNS
- a CDS encoding DUF986 family protein — translated: MTVTDSVLLAFVAALFAFAIYDEFVMPRRQGASLLTVPLLRRSRTDGAIFVGLLAILIYNNTMNGGSPLTLWLLSALALLGIYLFWIRAPKIIFKERGFFFANVWIEYNRIKEMNLSEDGVLVMQLEQRRLLIRVRNIDDLEKIYKVIVNTQ